The proteins below come from a single Vitis vinifera cultivar Pinot Noir 40024 chromosome 9, ASM3070453v1 genomic window:
- the LOC100265643 gene encoding probable xyloglucan glycosyltransferase 5 isoform X1, with product MAPSIDFSRLWGKDSSRKGTPVVVTMENPNYSVLEIDGPDAAFRPVDKDRGKNAKQFTWVLLLKAHRAVGCLSWLGNALWILLGAIKKRLIFGQGVTMENEKSGRGRLLFRTILAFLLMSLAFLAFEVFAHFNGWHYFHNHGLHIPQTLEIKGWLHAIYVAWLEFRADYIAPSIQVLSSFCVALFLIQSADRMLLCLGCFWIKYKKIKPRIEGDPFKSDDLEGLGYDYPMVLVQIPMCNEREVYEQSISAVCQLDWPKDRLLIQVLDDSDDESIQWLIKGEVSKWSQKGINIIYRHRLVRTGYKAGNLKSAMNCDYVKAYEFVAIFDADFQPNPDFLMQTVPHFKDNPELGLVQARWAFVNKDENLLTRLQNINLCFHFEVEQQVNGVFINFFGFNGTAGVWRIKTLEDSGGWLERTTVEDMDIAVRAHLNGWKFIFLNDVKVLCEVPESYEAYRKQQHRWHSGPMHLFRLCLPAIITSKIAVWKKANLILLFFLLRKLILPFYSFTLFCIILPLTMFVPEAELPVWVICYVPVFMSFLNILPAPRSFPFIVPYLLFENTMSVTKFNAMVSGLFQLGSSYEWVVTKKAGRASEPDLLAAAERETKAMNHPQLYRGSSDSELSELNKLKEHQETAPKPKKTNKLYRKELALAFLLLTAAVRSLLSAQGVHFYFLLFQGVSFLLVGLDLIGEQMS from the exons ATGGCTCCAAGCATAGATTTCTCTAGGTTATGGGGAAAGGATTCTTCAAGGAAGGGAACTCCAGTGGTGGTGACCATGGAGAACCCCAATTACTCTGTACTAGAAATAGATGGTCCTGATGCTGCATTCAGGCCAGTGGACAAGGACAGAGGGAAGAATGCCAAGCAATTTACATGGGTTTTGCTTCTCAAGGCCCACCGAGCTGTCGGTTGCCTCTCCTGGCTTGGCAATGCCCTTTGGATACTGCTTGGTGCCATTAAGAAAAGGTTGATATTTGGGCAAGGAGTGACCATGGAGAATGAGAAATCTGGCAGGGGAAGGTTGTTGTTTAGGACCATTCTAGCATTCCTGTTAATGTCTTTAGCATTTCTGGCTTTTGAAGTGTTTGCCCACTTCAATGGTTGGCACTATTTCCACAACCATGGCCTGCACATCCCTCAAACTTTGGAGATTAAAGGATGGCTTCATGCCATTTACGTTGCCTGGTTGGAGTTCCGCGCTGACTATATTGCACCTTCAATCCAAGTTCTCTCTAGCTTCTGTGTTGCTCTGTTCCTAATTCAGTCTGCAGACCGGATGTTGCTTTGTTTAGGTTGCTTCTGGATCAAGTACAAGAAGATCAAGCCTCGAATTGAGGGTGATCCATTCAAGTCTGATGATTTGGAGGGTTTGGGATATGATTATCCAATGGTTCTTGTTCAGATTCCAATGTGCAATGAGAGAGAG GTTTATGAACAATCGATATCAGCAGTGTGCCAACTTGATTGGCCAAAAGACCGACTATTGATCCAAGTTCTTGATGACTCTGACGATGAGAGCATACAGTGGTTGATTAAGGGAGAGGTGTCTAAGTGGAGTCAAAAGGGCATCAACATAATTTATCGGCATCGACTGGTTAGAACCGGTTATAAAGCTGGTAATCTCAAGTCTGCTATGAATTGTGATTATGTGAAGGCGTATGAATTTGTTGCAATCTTTGATGCTGACTTCCAGCCAAACCCAGATTTCCTTATGCAAACAGTTCCACATTTTAAG GATAATCCTGAGCTGGGATTGGTTCAGGCTAGGTGGGCTTTTGTGaacaaggatgaaaatttgTTGACTCGCCTCCAAAACATCAATTTGTGCTTTCATTTTGAGGTGGAACAGCAGGTCAATGGAGTCTTCATAAATTTCTTTGGCTTCAATGGGACTGCTGGTGTTTGGAGAATCAAAACACTTGAGGACTCTGGTGGCTGGCTTGAGAGGACAACCGTAGAGGATATGGATATAGCAGTCCGAGcccatctcaatggatggaagTTCATCTTCCTTAATGATGTGAAG GTCCTCTGTGAAGTTCCCGAGTCTTATGAAGCTTACAGGAAGCAGCAACACCGATGGCATTCCGGTCCAATGCATCTTTTCCGTCTGTGCCTTCCAGCCATCATAACTTCTAAG ATAGCAGTCTGGAAGAAAGCGAACCTAATACTACTATTCTTTCTTCTGAGGAAGCTTATCCTCCCATTCTATTCTTTCACATTGTTTTGCATAATTCTTCCTTTAACCATGTTTGTCCCCGAAGCCGAGTTACCTGTCTGGGTTATCTGTTATGTCCCTGTATTCATGTCATTCCTAAACATTCTTCCAGCCCCGAGATCATTCCCCTTCATTGTTCCATACCTCCTATTTGAAAACACAATGTCTGTGACCAAATTCAATGCTATGGTATCTGGGTTGTTCCAATTGGGAAGCTCATATGAATGGGTTGTCACCAAAAAGGCAGGGCGAGCATCAGAGCCTGACCTATTGGCTGCTGCAGAGAGGGAAACAAAAGCCATGAATCATCCACAGCTTTATAGAGGATCTTCTGATAGTGAGCTCTCTGAGCTGAACAAACTGAAAGAACATCAAGAAACAGCTCCCAAGCCAAAGAAAACCAACAAGTTATATAGGAAAGAGCTTGCACTGGCTTTCTTGCTACTAACTGCCGCTGTCAGAAGCCTGCTATCAGCCCAAGGAGTGCACTTCTACTTCTTGCTGTTCCAAGGTGTGTCATTCCTCCTTGTGGGTCTAGATCTAATTGGTGAACAGATGAGCTAA
- the LOC100265643 gene encoding probable xyloglucan glycosyltransferase 5 isoform X2 has protein sequence MAPSIDFSRLWGKDSSRKGTPVVVTMENPNYSVLEIDGPDAAFRPVDKDRGKNAKQFTWVLLLKAHRAVGCLSWLGNALWILLGAIKKRLIFGQGVTMENEKSGRGRLLFRTILAFLLMSLAFLAFEVFAHFNGWHYFHNHGLHIPQTLEIKGWLHAIYVAWLEFRADYIAPSIQVLSSFCVALFLIQSADRMLLCLGCFWIKYKKIKPRIEGDPFKSDDLEGLGYDYPMVLVQIPMCNEREDNPELGLVQARWAFVNKDENLLTRLQNINLCFHFEVEQQVNGVFINFFGFNGTAGVWRIKTLEDSGGWLERTTVEDMDIAVRAHLNGWKFIFLNDVKVLCEVPESYEAYRKQQHRWHSGPMHLFRLCLPAIITSKIAVWKKANLILLFFLLRKLILPFYSFTLFCIILPLTMFVPEAELPVWVICYVPVFMSFLNILPAPRSFPFIVPYLLFENTMSVTKFNAMVSGLFQLGSSYEWVVTKKAGRASEPDLLAAAERETKAMNHPQLYRGSSDSELSELNKLKEHQETAPKPKKTNKLYRKELALAFLLLTAAVRSLLSAQGVHFYFLLFQGVSFLLVGLDLIGEQMS, from the exons ATGGCTCCAAGCATAGATTTCTCTAGGTTATGGGGAAAGGATTCTTCAAGGAAGGGAACTCCAGTGGTGGTGACCATGGAGAACCCCAATTACTCTGTACTAGAAATAGATGGTCCTGATGCTGCATTCAGGCCAGTGGACAAGGACAGAGGGAAGAATGCCAAGCAATTTACATGGGTTTTGCTTCTCAAGGCCCACCGAGCTGTCGGTTGCCTCTCCTGGCTTGGCAATGCCCTTTGGATACTGCTTGGTGCCATTAAGAAAAGGTTGATATTTGGGCAAGGAGTGACCATGGAGAATGAGAAATCTGGCAGGGGAAGGTTGTTGTTTAGGACCATTCTAGCATTCCTGTTAATGTCTTTAGCATTTCTGGCTTTTGAAGTGTTTGCCCACTTCAATGGTTGGCACTATTTCCACAACCATGGCCTGCACATCCCTCAAACTTTGGAGATTAAAGGATGGCTTCATGCCATTTACGTTGCCTGGTTGGAGTTCCGCGCTGACTATATTGCACCTTCAATCCAAGTTCTCTCTAGCTTCTGTGTTGCTCTGTTCCTAATTCAGTCTGCAGACCGGATGTTGCTTTGTTTAGGTTGCTTCTGGATCAAGTACAAGAAGATCAAGCCTCGAATTGAGGGTGATCCATTCAAGTCTGATGATTTGGAGGGTTTGGGATATGATTATCCAATGGTTCTTGTTCAGATTCCAATGTGCAATGAGAGAGAG GATAATCCTGAGCTGGGATTGGTTCAGGCTAGGTGGGCTTTTGTGaacaaggatgaaaatttgTTGACTCGCCTCCAAAACATCAATTTGTGCTTTCATTTTGAGGTGGAACAGCAGGTCAATGGAGTCTTCATAAATTTCTTTGGCTTCAATGGGACTGCTGGTGTTTGGAGAATCAAAACACTTGAGGACTCTGGTGGCTGGCTTGAGAGGACAACCGTAGAGGATATGGATATAGCAGTCCGAGcccatctcaatggatggaagTTCATCTTCCTTAATGATGTGAAG GTCCTCTGTGAAGTTCCCGAGTCTTATGAAGCTTACAGGAAGCAGCAACACCGATGGCATTCCGGTCCAATGCATCTTTTCCGTCTGTGCCTTCCAGCCATCATAACTTCTAAG ATAGCAGTCTGGAAGAAAGCGAACCTAATACTACTATTCTTTCTTCTGAGGAAGCTTATCCTCCCATTCTATTCTTTCACATTGTTTTGCATAATTCTTCCTTTAACCATGTTTGTCCCCGAAGCCGAGTTACCTGTCTGGGTTATCTGTTATGTCCCTGTATTCATGTCATTCCTAAACATTCTTCCAGCCCCGAGATCATTCCCCTTCATTGTTCCATACCTCCTATTTGAAAACACAATGTCTGTGACCAAATTCAATGCTATGGTATCTGGGTTGTTCCAATTGGGAAGCTCATATGAATGGGTTGTCACCAAAAAGGCAGGGCGAGCATCAGAGCCTGACCTATTGGCTGCTGCAGAGAGGGAAACAAAAGCCATGAATCATCCACAGCTTTATAGAGGATCTTCTGATAGTGAGCTCTCTGAGCTGAACAAACTGAAAGAACATCAAGAAACAGCTCCCAAGCCAAAGAAAACCAACAAGTTATATAGGAAAGAGCTTGCACTGGCTTTCTTGCTACTAACTGCCGCTGTCAGAAGCCTGCTATCAGCCCAAGGAGTGCACTTCTACTTCTTGCTGTTCCAAGGTGTGTCATTCCTCCTTGTGGGTCTAGATCTAATTGGTGAACAGATGAGCTAA